Within the Mycobacterium gordonae genome, the region CAACATCGGTCAGGCTTTCGCCCTGGCCGAGCGGTTGGGCCTGCGCCCGATCCGCGACACCGACGACGGTCAGGTGCTCGGCCGTCAGGTTGCCAGCCCGATCAACCTGTCCGCGACGCCGGTGACCTACCGCACCAGGGCGCCCCGGCTGGGCGAGCACAGCCCTGCGATCCGCCGGTTACTTCACCGCGGCGATTGTCTGGCGGGACAGCTCGGTGGCGATGCCACACGGGTCGGGGAACGGCTTCCTGACGAATTGGATTGACCATTCGAAGAAGTCGTCCTGGTACTGGATGGACACGTCGCACAGCCGGGTACCGAGCCGGTCGGTGGCGACCGCGATGTAGCCGCTGTGGCCGTCGATGGTGATGTCGTCGACGGTGGTTCGGCTCAGGTCCTCGTTCTTTCGTTCACGACCGATGGGGCTACCGCGAAACCAGCTGAAGGAGAACCATGGTCCGGAGATGCTGCCGTTCACCAGCCATTGGCATCCGACCGCGTTGCGGGCCGTGACCACCAGCCCGACGACCCCGGTGAGCTGGGCCAGGGTCTGATCACTGACGCCGCCGCACTCCGGGAAGAACGGGCCGTGCACAGCCTGTTTCGACGTGGGCGCGCCCGTGGTGGCGGGTTGTCCGCCGGCGCCACGTGAGCCGTCCGCACACCCGGCCATCAGAGGCAGTGTGGCCAACATTGCCAACACCTGCAGACGGCGGCTCGACGACCGGGAACGGCTCATCCGTCGAACACCTTGTTCATCCGCTTCTTGAAGGCGCCGTCGAACCGGCGGTAGGTGCCGCGCAGCGCGTTGCCCGGCCAGTGATCCGCTACGAGTTCGGCGGGCAGCAGTGGGTCGAGCTGTAGGTGGCGGACCACCGCGATCGACAGCGCGAACTCGTCGGTGAAACTCTGCGCCGTATCGTCGCGCTTGTCGCGCTCAAGCGCCGTCTGCATGGCGTCGATGAGTGCCCTGGCGTCGTCGGCCCAGCCGTCGAGGGCAAACAACGACCGCATCTTGTCGGTGGTGATGTCGGTGGCCGCACCGTGGAAGTGCGTGCACTGCCGGTCCAGGACGGCGCGGGACGCGGAAAGGCGTTGCGAGTCAAGGTTGTCCGGACGGATCCAGACGCCCTCGCGGAAGTCGGCCAGGTGCAGGGCCATCGCCGCCTTGCGTAGTTCCAGACGGTCGGATGCGGTACGGCGCTCCATCGAGACGATGGCGAGTTCCCAGGTGCCGTCCCATTCCCTGACGTCGTCGATGCGATAGGCCTCGTCGACCCGCTGCCGGCGCTCGGCCAGCCGGCCCGCGAGTGCGTAGCTGCCGTCTTCTGCGCTGAGTTCGCCGTTGGAGACCATCCGCCACAGGCAGGTGCGGGCGGCGCCGTCGCTGATGCCGAACAGGGACGCCAACGCGACCAGACTAGCCACCGGCAACCTGGCCTCGTCGGAACCCAATAATGCCGATGCCAGCACCGAGCGCGCGCTGAGCGGTCGGTCACCGATCAGTTCGCGCACACGAGATCCGGACATGGCGGGCACCGGACCATCTTCCCCGATCGCGCCGCGTATCACTGGATCATTGACGTGTGACATTCAAACTGTGATACTGACGAACGTGGCCTCCCCGACGAAGCCGTTGGTCGCCGACCCGTTGGTTGCCAGTGACGTCGAGATCGTCCGGCGCATACTGGCCCATATCGACCGCGGCACCACCGATGAGGGTGCCGCTTGGCGCGAGCCCGTTGAAAACTATCTGGACGCAACGCGATTCGCGCGGGAGATGCGGATGTTGCGTGCCATGCCGAGCGTTTTCGTGCCGTCCGCGGCGATCGGCGACCCAGGGGACCACGTCGAACGAACGGCGTTCGGGGTGCCGTTGTTCGCGGTGCGCGGTCGCGACCGGAGCGCCCGGGTGTTCCGGAATGCGTGCCGTCACCGAGGATTCACGCTTGTCGAGGGCGCCGGATGTGCCAATGCCCTGGTATGCCGTTACCACGGCTGGACGTACCGGCTGGACGGATCGCTCGCCCACGTTCCGCACCGGGAGGCATTTCCCGACCTCGACGTGCACGCCCGGGGGTTGGTTGAGGTCAAGAGTCATGAGGTGGACGGGCTGATCGTCATCGACGCACTGGAACCTGCTCCTGAACCGGACGACGACGCCGTGGGCTGGTTGACCGACGGGACTCCCTGGCGCGACAAGCTCATGCCCGCACAACGACTCGTGTATGTCGACGCCACGTTGCGACCCATGAACTGGAAGGTTCTCGTCGAGCAGTTCCTAGAGGGCTACCACATCCGGTCGACGCACAAGGAGACCTTCTTCCCGCTGCAGTACGACGACCTCAACGTGGTCGAGAGGTTCGGCCCGAATTCCCGTCTGACCTTCCCGTACCGCAACATTGAGCGGCTGCGCGACCGTCCGGAGGATACGTGGACGACAGACGCACGGGTGACCTACCTCTATCAGCTCTTCCCGAACGTCATGCTGGCGACGTTCCCGGACCTGTTGTTGATGATCGTGATCGATCCGGTCGATATCGGTCACAGCATGGTCACCGTCTATTCGATGGTGCGGCCGGAGGTGGCTGGGCGGGCGGGCAGCGATGCGCGGCAGCGTGACCCGGTCGCCGCGGGCGCGCTCATCGCGCGTGGGACGGCAGAGGATAACGAGATGTCCGAGGGGGTTCAGCGCGGCTTGAACTCCGGGGCAAATGCTTTCGTCGAATTCGGTCGGCACGAGAGTGCTGCCGGGCATTTTCACGCGGTGCTCGACGACCGCCTGGCGCGGTTCGCGCCGGCCGCTACGGCGTCTTGAGGAACACGTCGTTGAAGGTGACGGTGCGAAGATTGCGCGCGCGGATGATGTCGACCAGTTGCGGGTAGACGTGCGTGACGGGCAGGTGGTTGAGGTGCCCGATCACGATGGACTGCGGCGTGAAGTACTGGTCGGCCATCTTCACGATGTATTCCTCGGTGATCAGCGTCGAGTCCGACAGCGAACCCGACCACAGGACCGGGACGCTGTATCCGAGATCGGCGGCCACCGCGTCGACGTCGGCGTTGTGCTTGGCATACGGTGGCCGCCAATAAGGTTTGGCGCCAACGCCATAAGTCTTCTTCAAGAAGTCGTCGTTGCGCATCAACTGCTTGGCGATTTCGCCCTTGGACAGCGTCGTCAGGTCGGGGTGCGACCAGGTGTGGTTGCCGAGTTCGATCTGCCCGGACTCGACCAACGGCCGGAGCAACTCCAGATTGTCGGTCCAGGAGTCGTAGGTGCCGTTGACGAAGTACGTCAACCGGATGCCGGTGTCCTTGGCGAACTGAGTGTAGGCGCGCACCACTTCGGTGTTGGTGCCGTCGTCGACGGTCAGCGCCAGCAGGTCACCACTGCCCGGAAGCTGGCTGAGCACGCCGCCGCCGGGCAGCCGTATGCGTGCGCTCGGCGGTGGCGGCGGCAGCAGTCCTGCGACCGTCGGTCCTGCGGGCGGTGCGGCGGCGTCCGCTGCCGGGGCCTGGGCGAAAGTCCGCGGTTGGGGGTCCACCATGCATCGGGCCAGACCCACGCTCGCGACGGTGGTGAACGCGAGAGAGCCAAGGAAACGGCGGCGGCTCAGCTCTGACATTCGATGGCCGCAATCGGCTTCCGGGTGCGCCAGGAACCTCGCGGACCCGTGCCCAGGTCGCAAAATTCCTCCACCAGCAACGACACCACAGCAGCGAACCGTATCATGACCAGCGCAGATCTACGCTGCGCAGCGCCACAGCAGCGCCGAACTGTTGTGGCAATCACAGATCAGCAGTAACCGATGCCGATGTCGACCGACAGTTGCGTGCCGGTCACGAACCGGGCTTGATCGGATGCCAGCCAGGCGACGGCGTCCGCGACGTCCTCGGGCTGGGCGACGCCGTCAGGCAACAGCGGCTTGTGCATGTCACGCAGCTGCGGGTGGGTGTCGGCCGTTCAGTGGCCGACTCATCGGTCTCCTTGCACGGGGTACTCCCTGGATGCTCCGACGATAGGCTGGCTGCATGGACGTCATTGTTGTCGACCGGGGGCCGCGAAGGATCAGTCGCAGGGTGGAGGTGGCCGCGCCGGCGGCGGAGTTGTTCGCGATGGCCGCCGATCCGCGGCGGCACAATGAACTGGATGGATCAGGCACGGTACAGGCCAACGTCAAGGCTCCGGCCCACCTCACCGAAGGGGCGAAGTTCTCGACGAACATGAAAATGTTCGGCCTGCCTTATCGCGTCACGAGCACGGTGACCGCGTTCAGGCCCGTCGAGCTGATCGAGTGGCGGCATCCGCTGGGCCACCGGTGGCGGTGGGAATTCGAGGCGCTGTCGCCCACCTTGACGCAGGTCACTGAGACCTTCGACTACCACGATGCCGGCACGCTCAAGAAGAAGCTGAAGTACTACGAGCGGCTGGGTTTCGCCAAGGCGAACGCGTCCGGCATCGAAGCGACGTTGGCCAAGCTGCGCGACCGGTACGCGACGCAGTGATTCATGCCGCCGGGTCGGCGGCATCCCAGGGGACCACACCGGAAACCCAGTGTGAGAGCAGTTCGACCTCGTCGTTGCGGTGCAGGTGCCGGGGCGGTGTGGCGAACGTCGAGTAAGGGCGGCACCGGATCACCACACGATTCTCCCGGTCGCACATCGCCTCGATCGACGGGCGCGCTTCGGGTCCGAGCGGTTGGCCCGACATCCTTCCGGCCACTGCCATCATCACGTCTACCGCCAGGTCGCGGTCGGTGTCCAACGTCGCGTCCGTGTAGACCTGCAGATAGGTGAAAGGCCAGCGCTCGTCCAGCACGCACAGGCTGACCTTGTTGTCGCGCTCGATGATCCGGGCCTTGCCGCGACCGGCCATGGTGGACACCAGCAGCTCGCCGTCATCGGTCGGGATGTAGTAGACGATCGACATCGCCGGCCCGTCGTTGCGCCTGCGGTAGCCGAAAACCGCGGTGCGATGCGTACGGACGAATTCGCGTCGCTCCGAGGGGAGCATGTCGCGATCGGTGGGAGCCGTGAAGGGCTCGGCTGCGAGCGGGAGAAGCATGCTGAAACATCCTTCATGGCAGGGGCGTTGACCCGTTGACTATTTATGGGTACAGTGTGTCCATAAATACTGCTGATGTCAACTCCGCTCCGGGCCGCTCACGTGGGCGTCCGGCGCTACCGCTAGACCGCATCGTCGCAGTGGCCCTCGAACTCGTCGACGAAGAAGGCGCGGAGGCGCTTTCCATGCGATCGCTGGCGCAGCGCCTGGGTTCGGGCACCGCAACGCTGTACCGGCACTTCGCCAACCGGGCTGAACTCGTGGCCATGGTGGTGGATCGGATGCTCGGCGAGGTGGTGGTGGACAGTGCCCCCGGGCTGGCGTGGGACGAGGCATGCATCTCGTTCGCGCGCGCCATGTTTGGCGCTCTCGGGAGGCACGGCAACGCCGCGCCGTTGCTGATCGGACAGGTCCCGGTCGGTCCGAACGCCACGGCTCAGCGGGAATTCGTGCTGAGGGTGCTGCTGGACGGCGGATTCTCCGCGGCAACTGCCGCGCGCAGTTATGCCACCCTGTCGCGCTTCGTGTTGGGCTTCGCCATGCAGGTGCCGGCGGCGGCGGTGGCGGAGCACCACGACGCGGCGGCGGCGGAGGCATTCAGCCGCCTCGACTCCGGTAGTTACCCGGCCACCGCCACCGTCGCCCCGCACCTGCCGGTGCCCCTGGCCGAGGAGTTCAGCTTTGGGCTGCAACTCCTGATCGAGGGGTTGACCCAGCTGGCTTGACGCCTCGGTGGGCGACGTTCAGTTACCGAATCCGGACGGCGCGGGCACCGGAGCGGGGGCGCCGCCGCCTAACCGAGCCGCGGCGAACGCCGCGCCCTGGTCGATCGACGACCCGTCGTCAGCGTAGGAGTTGTGGGCTGCGAAATTCAGTCCCTGCGAGCACACCGGGTCTTCAGGGGCGCAGATCTTGAGCGTCTTCGCCTGGTAGAGCGGACCGATCGCCACTTGCGGCTGACCCAGGAATTCCATCGCGCGCAAGTTGGGGGTCCCGAACAAGACCACCGACGAGACATGGTCGGCGACAGCGGGATCCAGCGGCTTGGGCACCGTCGCCGGGTCGACCCCGTCCGGAACACGGGCGGAGGTGACGAAGCCCATGACGGCAGCGCCCTGCGAGAAGCCGGACAGCACCATCTTCGTCTTGGGGCACGCGCTCGCCATCGAGTTCACGTGAGCGCCGGCATCCCGGATGCCGTCGACGCCGGTGGCCCATTCCTCGCTGGCGGGGTAGTTGACGGAGTAGACGCCCAGCGACTGGGCCCCGATTCGCGGGCGCAGGTTGTCGACGAAGGCCTGCCCGGTGGCGCCCAGGCCGTCCTCGCCCGTCCCTCTGGCGTAGACCACCTCGACGTCTGGGCACGGCTCAGCAGACGCACCTGGCGCGGGGGAAGCCAGAATCGAAGCACTGAGACCCGCAGCTACGGCTGCGGCGGAACCGAGGAAGCGCGTGATCATGCCGCTTATTTTGCCCGCCTATGCGTTCTCCAAACCACCGCAAACGTATTAACGCTGTGAATTTTCACAGCCGGGCCCCACGCCCGTTGCCGGGATGCACGGCCAGTCGCCGTCACACGTGGGGGAGAACTTCGTCGACCAACCGGTGCAGACCGGCCCACCCCTCGTCGATCGGAAGACCACCGATCAAGGGGTTGATCACGACGTCTGTTCGGCCACCGTGGATCTGCGCGACCAACTGGTCCGGGGTGAGAATCTCGACGTTGTCGAGTTGACGGAGATCAGCGACCGTCGCCGCCGGTGTCTCGTTGGGCCTGGGAACCCCGGTCCGTTTCCAACCGGTGTACTCGACCGCCTCGTTCATGACGAATTCGCCGTACCGAGACCAGGCCTCGTCCGGGTCTGGATGCAGCAATGTGACGGTGCTGCCGTTTTCGGGGTAGTAGGCAAAGCCCGTCTTGCCCTGCTTGCGCAACTCGTCGGTGTATACGGTCACCAACTCGGGCATGGCCATCGGCGGCGAGAACGGCAACCCGAACCGCGCCGCGCGCCGAGCCGCGGCTGCGGTCATCCCGCCGACGAAAAAGAACGGGTGCGGACGCGTGTGCGGCTTGGGCGTGACGTTAATGACGGCGCCGTCGTACTCGAAGGGCTCATCGCCCCATGCCTGCAGCAGCACCGAAAGGCAAAGGTCCATCAGGGCGCCGCGCCGCGACCAGTCCTTGCCGGCCGCATGATATTCCTCGGGTCGATAACCCATGCCGGCCACGAAGCTGAACCGGCCCTGGGCGAGATTGTCCAGCACGGCGATATCCTCGGCGAGCCGGATCGGATCGTAGAGTGGCACGATCAGCGCGTTGATGCTGATGCGGGTTCGGCGGGTCCGTCCCGCCAGCGCGGCGGCCAGCAGCAACGGTGACGGCAGCCAACCCGTGGCGGCCAGGTGGTGTTCCTCGGCGCTGATCGCCGTGAACCCGCTGTTGTCGGCGAATTCCGCCATCTCCAGCGCGGCGCGGTAGCGATCGCCGTGGGGTCCTGACGGATCCGCGATGTTGGTCATGTTCAGCCGCAGCGCGGTGAGCAGTTCCGCCATCATTGCCCGGATTGCGGAGGCCCGAACAACGTCCCTCTGATCATCCGCTTGGCAGCACTGAGTGTGGCGTCATAAGTCTGCTGCGAGCCGCGGGCGGCCGGCTCCGTGAGGCCGCGGGTCAGTGCGCAGATGGCGTCGACAGCGGCCGCGGTGTTCGTGGCGGGGGAGAGTGCGCCTCGGCTGTGCGCCGTATCGACGATCTCGGTGACGACGACGCGCAGCGCCTTCGAGCCGGGGTACTGGCCGCCGCTGGGTACCGCCTGCGTGGTGCCGCCGGAGCGCACGGCGCGCAGAAAGGCGGGCAGGTGCGGATAGTCGTGTATTAGCCGCTTCGATTCGTCCAGCACCGCATCGAGCTGGTCGGCGACGTCATCAAAGCCCTCGACGGCGGCCCGCAGTCGGGGTAGGACGATGTTCTCGATCTCCTCACTGGTCGCCTTGAGTAGTTCGGACTTGTTCGCGAAGTAGTGGTAAAGGCTGCCGCTGGTCATGTCGGCGGCGCGGGCGATCTCGCGGATCGTCGTCTGGGAATAGCCGACCTCGGCCACGCAGCGCATCGCCGCAGCCATGATCCGGTAGCGAGTCTGCTCTCCGTCTGCACCCACCGGACGGCCGAGCTGGGCTCCCGACGGTGATCGATCGGACAGGGAAGAACTGGTAGTCACGCTTGAATGGCCCCCATCGAGAAAATGCTGAAATCGCCTACCACCGCGACCGCCCGGCCGCAGGAACTAATTGATCGGTCGAATATAAATGTATTTGACCACGTCGATACAGACCCCGCCGGTCCAGGTGGGCAGGAACACGAGTAAGGACACGGCTCACCATGGCCGGAACGAATCGGGGCCGCCCCGTAGGCGCAACTGGTGAGGAGACTCGCCAGCGGATCATCGGCGCAACGATGCGCTGCGTGGCGCAGGTCGGTTACTCCCGGGCGACCATCCGTGAGATCGCCCGGACGGCCAACGTCACCAGCGCGAGCCTCTACAACTACTTTCCGAACAAGGCGGAACTGCTCAAGGCCACGGTCAGGGGCAGGGCCGAGGCTGCCGTTCCGCGGTTGCGCAGGGCGGCCAGCGGGCCAGGTCACGTCGTCGATCGAATCGCGGCCGTCCTAGATGAGTGCGGCGCCTTGATGCGCGAGTATCCCGATCTGGCGGCGTTCGAGTGGGCCATCCAGGCGGAACACTTCGCAAAGGCCGGAGGGGAACCTCGGTTCGAGAACTTCAGCAAGATCATCGAGGGTGTGGTGGAGCAGGCCTGCCGCAACGGCGAACTCGGTGCTCATCCCGACCCGCACGCCACCGGGGAAGCGATTTACGCGCTTATCTACGGCCTCACGGAGCTGGCCGCGACGCTGCCGCCCGACGACTACCACGCGGCCCTGAATGCGGCCAAAGTAATGGTAAGAGGGGAACTCTTCGCTCCGGGAAGCTAGCATCTCCTTGATTGCGATCAAGCGATCGATTATCCGGACGGGCTCACGGAGGTCGCGGGTGACCGAGACTGTCGGCAGCACATTAGACGTGGAAGCGTTGCGCCAGAAGTACGCGCTGGAACGCAGCCGACGGCTGCGCCCCGACGGGATCGGGCAGTACGTAGAGATCGCGGGGGAGTTCGCCCGCTTTGCCGATGACCCGTGGGCGGACAAGAACTTCACCCGTGAGCCGGTCAGCGACGAGGTGGACGTGGCGATCGTCGGTGCCGGATTCGGCGGACTGCTGACCGGCGTGCGGCTACGCCAACGCGGGGTCGAGAGCATCCGCCTGATCGACCGGGCAGCGGATGTGGGCGGCACCTGGTACTGGAACCGTTATCCGGGGATCGCCTGCGATGTCGAGTCCTACGTCTACATCCCGCTGCTGGAAGAGCTCGGTTACATTCCCGAGCAGAAGTATGCGAAGGGATCGGAGATCTTCGAGCACTGCCGGCGCATCGCCGTGCACTACGATCTCTACCGAAATGCCTGCCTGCAGACTGACGTGTGTGAAATCCGCTGGGAGGCAGGGACTTCCCGGTGGGTTATCAAGACGAACCA harbors:
- a CDS encoding DUF3558 domain-containing protein produces the protein MSRSRSSSRRLQVLAMLATLPLMAGCADGSRGAGGQPATTGAPTSKQAVHGPFFPECGGVSDQTLAQLTGVVGLVVTARNAVGCQWLVNGSISGPWFSFSWFRGSPIGRERKNEDLSRTTVDDITIDGHSGYIAVATDRLGTRLCDVSIQYQDDFFEWSIQFVRKPFPDPCGIATELSRQTIAAVK
- a CDS encoding PaaX family transcriptional regulator C-terminal domain-containing protein; this translates as MSGSRVRELIGDRPLSARSVLASALLGSDEARLPVASLVALASLFGISDGAARTCLWRMVSNGELSAEDGSYALAGRLAERRQRVDEAYRIDDVREWDGTWELAIVSMERRTASDRLELRKAAMALHLADFREGVWIRPDNLDSQRLSASRAVLDRQCTHFHGAATDITTDKMRSLFALDGWADDARALIDAMQTALERDKRDDTAQSFTDEFALSIAVVRHLQLDPLLPAELVADHWPGNALRGTYRRFDGAFKKRMNKVFDG
- a CDS encoding aromatic ring-hydroxylating oxygenase subunit alpha, with product MILTNVASPTKPLVADPLVASDVEIVRRILAHIDRGTTDEGAAWREPVENYLDATRFAREMRMLRAMPSVFVPSAAIGDPGDHVERTAFGVPLFAVRGRDRSARVFRNACRHRGFTLVEGAGCANALVCRYHGWTYRLDGSLAHVPHREAFPDLDVHARGLVEVKSHEVDGLIVIDALEPAPEPDDDAVGWLTDGTPWRDKLMPAQRLVYVDATLRPMNWKVLVEQFLEGYHIRSTHKETFFPLQYDDLNVVERFGPNSRLTFPYRNIERLRDRPEDTWTTDARVTYLYQLFPNVMLATFPDLLLMIVIDPVDIGHSMVTVYSMVRPEVAGRAGSDARQRDPVAAGALIARGTAEDNEMSEGVQRGLNSGANAFVEFGRHESAAGHFHAVLDDRLARFAPAATAS
- a CDS encoding polysaccharide deacetylase family protein is translated as MSRRRFLGSLAFTTVASVGLARCMVDPQPRTFAQAPAADAAAPPAGPTVAGLLPPPPPSARIRLPGGGVLSQLPGSGDLLALTVDDGTNTEVVRAYTQFAKDTGIRLTYFVNGTYDSWTDNLELLRPLVESGQIELGNHTWSHPDLTTLSKGEIAKQLMRNDDFLKKTYGVGAKPYWRPPYAKHNADVDAVAADLGYSVPVLWSGSLSDSTLITEEYIVKMADQYFTPQSIVIGHLNHLPVTHVYPQLVDIIRARNLRTVTFNDVFLKTP
- a CDS encoding SRPBCC family protein; translated protein: MDVIVVDRGPRRISRRVEVAAPAAELFAMAADPRRHNELDGSGTVQANVKAPAHLTEGAKFSTNMKMFGLPYRVTSTVTAFRPVELIEWRHPLGHRWRWEFEALSPTLTQVTETFDYHDAGTLKKKLKYYERLGFAKANASGIEATLAKLRDRYATQ
- a CDS encoding pyridoxamine 5'-phosphate oxidase family protein, which gives rise to MLLPLAAEPFTAPTDRDMLPSERREFVRTHRTAVFGYRRRNDGPAMSIVYYIPTDDGELLVSTMAGRGKARIIERDNKVSLCVLDERWPFTYLQVYTDATLDTDRDLAVDVMMAVAGRMSGQPLGPEARPSIEAMCDRENRVVIRCRPYSTFATPPRHLHRNDEVELLSHWVSGVVPWDAADPAA
- a CDS encoding TetR/AcrR family transcriptional regulator; amino-acid sequence: MVAVALELVDEEGAEALSMRSLAQRLGSGTATLYRHFANRAELVAMVVDRMLGEVVVDSAPGLAWDEACISFARAMFGALGRHGNAAPLLIGQVPVGPNATAQREFVLRVLLDGGFSAATAARSYATLSRFVLGFAMQVPAAAVAEHHDAAAAEAFSRLDSGSYPATATVAPHLPVPLAEEFSFGLQLLIEGLTQLA
- a CDS encoding cutinase family protein — its product is MITRFLGSAAAVAAGLSASILASPAPGASAEPCPDVEVVYARGTGEDGLGATGQAFVDNLRPRIGAQSLGVYSVNYPASEEWATGVDGIRDAGAHVNSMASACPKTKMVLSGFSQGAAVMGFVTSARVPDGVDPATVPKPLDPAVADHVSSVVLFGTPNLRAMEFLGQPQVAIGPLYQAKTLKICAPEDPVCSQGLNFAAHNSYADDGSSIDQGAAFAAARLGGGAPAPVPAPSGFGN
- a CDS encoding LLM class flavin-dependent oxidoreductase, whose translation is MMAELLTALRLNMTNIADPSGPHGDRYRAALEMAEFADNSGFTAISAEEHHLAATGWLPSPLLLAAALAGRTRRTRISINALIVPLYDPIRLAEDIAVLDNLAQGRFSFVAGMGYRPEEYHAAGKDWSRRGALMDLCLSVLLQAWGDEPFEYDGAVINVTPKPHTRPHPFFFVGGMTAAAARRAARFGLPFSPPMAMPELVTVYTDELRKQGKTGFAYYPENGSTVTLLHPDPDEAWSRYGEFVMNEAVEYTGWKRTGVPRPNETPAATVADLRQLDNVEILTPDQLVAQIHGGRTDVVINPLIGGLPIDEGWAGLHRLVDEVLPHV
- a CDS encoding TetR/AcrR family transcriptional regulator, producing MTTSSSLSDRSPSGAQLGRPVGADGEQTRYRIMAAAMRCVAEVGYSQTTIREIARAADMTSGSLYHYFANKSELLKATSEEIENIVLPRLRAAVEGFDDVADQLDAVLDESKRLIHDYPHLPAFLRAVRSGGTTQAVPSGGQYPGSKALRVVVTEIVDTAHSRGALSPATNTAAAVDAICALTRGLTEPAARGSQQTYDATLSAAKRMIRGTLFGPPQSGQ
- a CDS encoding TetR/AcrR family transcriptional regulator, with product MAGTNRGRPVGATGEETRQRIIGATMRCVAQVGYSRATIREIARTANVTSASLYNYFPNKAELLKATVRGRAEAAVPRLRRAASGPGHVVDRIAAVLDECGALMREYPDLAAFEWAIQAEHFAKAGGEPRFENFSKIIEGVVEQACRNGELGAHPDPHATGEAIYALIYGLTELAATLPPDDYHAALNAAKVMVRGELFAPGS